The following proteins come from a genomic window of Coffea arabica cultivar ET-39 chromosome 11c, Coffea Arabica ET-39 HiFi, whole genome shotgun sequence:
- the LOC113719294 gene encoding uncharacterized protein: MEELEEKTWMLMILKFLIILLTMINYVSSIESPEYRVILQYLESDVEIRLYEESFWVSAAVRNATSFEKSTKDGFHRVYQYIRGANLNSSQMVITAPILTTIVPGTHGPDCYVKFYLPAKYAAAPPLPKTELDLQFERWTSQCLAVKSFSGFAQDESIRNETRAFVVTLNKIFDGRTKILEDTAIFSIAQYNASSHLSGRLNEVWLNASAFAVEGCPSF; encoded by the exons ATGGAGGAGTTGGAGGAGAAAACATGGATGCTGATGATTTTAAAATTCCTCATCATCTTACTCACAATGATCAACTACGTCAGCAGCATTGAGTCTCCAGAATACCGTGTGATTCTGCAGTACTTGGAATCTGATGTTGAGATCAGGTTATACGAAGAATCCTTCTGGGTGTCGGCTGCCGTTAGAAATGCTACTTCATTCGAAAAATCCACAAAAGATGGTTTTCACAG GGTGTATCAATATATTCGCGGTGCCAACCTCAACTCTTCTCAAATGGTGATTACTGCTCCTATCCTAACCACTATCGTGCCGGGAACGCATGGCCCTGACTGTTATGTCAAGTTTTACCTTCCAGCAAAATATGCGGCTGCACCGCCACTGCCCAAAACTGAACTTGATTTGCAGTTTGAAAGATGGACTAGCCAATGCTTAGCAGTAAAAAGCTTTTCTGGGTTCGCTCAAGATGAAAGCATCAGAAACGAAACTAGGGCTTTCGTGGTCACATtaaacaaaatcttcgatggaAGGACGAAAATCTTGGAAGATACAGCTATCTTCTCGATTGCCCAATATAATGCCTCCTCTCATCTTTCTGGACGTTTAAATGAAGTGTGGCTGAATGCATCAGCTTTTGCTGTTGAAGGATGCCCCTCTTTCTGA